One genomic segment of Methanothermococcus okinawensis IH1 includes these proteins:
- a CDS encoding TOBE domain-containing protein, which produces MKVSVRNKLKGTVEDIKVGQVMAEVFVKVGDQRIVSVITKDALDDLDIKVGDEVVALIKSTSVAIGK; this is translated from the coding sequence GTGAAAGTGAGTGTTAGAAATAAATTAAAAGGAACTGTGGAAGATATTAAAGTGGGTCAGGTTATGGCGGAAGTTTTTGTTAAAGTAGGGGACCAAAGGATAGTTTCAGTAATTACAAAAGATGCTTTGGATGATTTGGATATTAAAGTAGGGGATGAAGTAGTGGCTTTAATCAAATCAACATCTGTTGCAATTGGAAAATAA
- a CDS encoding carbamoyltransferase C-terminal domain-containing protein has protein sequence MILGIHDGHNASACLIDNNNNIRYAISEERFTRKKNQRGFPKYSVNYILNEIKKLDKESTIDIITVGGIFRKGNRLKALKNFQKEVNVPMVYFNHHLCHASLYKLSNFKECLIITMDGGGDALSSTVSIGNKKGLELLAQNDLIDSVGDFYASITEVLGFKPMEDEGKVMSLSSYDCVDESPINLKVIDYDSKRKSFENYLGIVGYEATKALKRIFNLNKNVDFKNKVLISKYAQKTLEDVVLKMINDFSKETGINNIVFSGGVAQNVKLNKKIAENYNLYVPPFMGDEGLSVGSALLFNNKKNKKTKNKEITLKNTYLGYEIKNEDMELLYNNDSNIHKNYKITYVEEEELPETIGNLIVNNKIVCLCRGKMEFGPRALGNRSIISLPTKENSEKINKMLNRDNFMPFAPTILYEHIDDYIINPSYSPFMTLLFDIKHENKNKIDGVVHVDNTTRAQTLKREFNKTYYDIINHVYENTNIPMVLNTSFNLHGEPIVCNEQDALKSFKSVGNALLLGNWLIEKI, from the coding sequence ATGATATTAGGAATCCACGATGGACATAATGCAAGTGCCTGTTTAATAGATAATAACAATAATATAAGGTATGCCATAAGTGAGGAGAGATTTACAAGAAAGAAAAATCAGAGAGGATTTCCAAAATATTCTGTAAATTATATATTGAATGAGATAAAAAAATTAGATAAAGAAAGCACAATAGATATAATAACCGTAGGAGGCATTTTTAGAAAAGGAAATCGGTTAAAAGCATTAAAAAATTTTCAAAAAGAAGTAAATGTTCCTATGGTATATTTTAACCATCATTTGTGCCATGCTTCATTGTATAAATTATCCAATTTTAAGGAATGTTTGATAATTACAATGGATGGTGGAGGAGATGCTCTCTCTTCAACCGTATCAATTGGAAATAAAAAAGGTTTGGAGCTATTGGCACAGAATGATTTAATAGATTCTGTTGGTGATTTCTACGCCTCCATTACAGAGGTTTTAGGATTTAAACCTATGGAAGATGAAGGAAAAGTTATGAGTTTATCCAGTTATGACTGCGTAGATGAATCACCTATCAATTTAAAAGTTATTGATTACGATAGTAAAAGAAAATCCTTTGAGAATTACCTTGGTATTGTTGGATATGAAGCTACAAAGGCATTAAAGAGGATTTTTAATTTAAATAAAAATGTAGATTTCAAAAATAAGGTGTTGATTTCAAAATATGCTCAAAAAACCCTTGAAGATGTTGTTTTAAAAATGATAAATGATTTTTCAAAAGAAACTGGAATAAATAATATAGTTTTCAGCGGCGGAGTGGCACAAAATGTTAAATTAAATAAAAAAATAGCCGAAAATTATAACCTATATGTCCCGCCGTTTATGGGGGATGAGGGACTTTCTGTTGGTTCTGCATTACTATTTAATAATAAAAAAAATAAAAAAACCAAAAATAAGGAGATAACCTTAAAAAATACCTATTTGGGATATGAAATTAAAAATGAAGATATGGAGCTCCTATACAATAATGATAGTAATATCCACAAAAATTATAAAATAACCTATGTGGAAGAAGAGGAGCTCCCAGAAACTATTGGAAATCTTATAGTAAATAATAAAATTGTATGTCTTTGTAGAGGTAAAATGGAATTTGGACCTAGGGCGTTGGGAAATAGAAGCATAATATCACTACCTACTAAGGAAAACTCAGAAAAGATTAATAAAATGCTTAATAGGGATAATTTTATGCCTTTTGCACCTACCATACTTTATGAGCATATTGACGATTATATTATTAATCCTTCATACAGTCCATTTATGACCTTATTATTCGATATAAAACATGAGAATAAAAATAAAATAGATGGCGTTGTTCATGTGGATAATACTACCAGAGCTCAGACATTAAAAAGAGAATTTAATAAAACCTATTACGATATAATAAATCATGTTTATGAAAATACGAATATTCCAATGGTTTTAAATACAAGTTTCAATCTACACGGCGAGCCTATCGTTTGCAATGAACAAGATGCTTTAAAATCCTTTAAATCTGTTGGTAATGCCTTATTATTAGGAAATTGGTTAATCGAGAAGATTTAA